The sequence below is a genomic window from Actinokineospora baliensis.
GTAAGTGTCCGAGGGGGCGGCGCCGGGCAGCCGGACGGCGGTGTCGGCCTCGATGACGTGCGGGGACTCGGCGTCCGGGTCGGAGTGCACGGCGACGGTGGTCAGGCCGAGCGTGCGAGCGGTGCGGAACACGCGACGGGCGATCTCGCCGCGGTTGGCGACCAGGAGGGAGCGGATCACGGCGCTCACATCCGGAAGACGCCGAAGCCGGTGGCGCCCTCGACCGGTCCGGAGTGGATGGCCGACAGGCACAGGCCCAGCACGGTTCGGGTGTCGCGCGGGTCGATGATGCCGTCGTCGTAGAGCATCCCGGACAGGAACATCGGCAGCGACTCCGCCTCGACCTGCCCCTCGACCATGGCGCGCATCGCGGCGTCGTGCTCCTCGTTGTAGGGCTGGCCACGGCGTTCGGCGCCTTGGCGCATGACGATGGACAGCACCCCGGCGAGCTGCGCGGGCCCCATCACGGCGGACTTGGCGCTGGGCCAGGCGAACAGGAAGCGGGGGTCGTAGGCGCGGCCGCACATGCCATAGTGGCCAGCGCCGTAAGAGGCACCAACCAGCACAGACAGGTGCGGCACCCGCGAGTTGGACACCGCGTTGATCATCATCGCGCCGTGCTTGATGATGCCGCCCTGCTCGTACTCCTTGCCGACCATGTAGCCGGTGGTGTTGTGCAGGAACAACAGCGGCGTGTCGGTCTGGTTGGCCAACTGGATGAACTGGGTGGCCTTCTGCGCCTCTTCGCTGAAGAGGACACCGCTGGCGTTGGCGAGGATGCCGATCGGGTAGCCGTGCAGCTGGGCCCACCCCGTGACCAGGCTGGTGCCGTAGAGGGGTTTGACCTCGTCGAAGTCAGAGCCGTCAACCACCCGGGCGATGACCTCGCGCGGGTCGAACGGGACCTTGAGGTCGGTCGGCACGATGCCGAGCAGCTCCTCGGGGTCGTGCACCGGCTCGGCGTAGTCGGCCGCGGGGGTGGGCCCCTGCTTGCGCCAGTTCAGCCGGGCCACGACACGGCGGCCCAGGCGGATCGCGTCCCGCTCGTCCTCGGCGAGGTGGTCGGCCAGACCGGACACCCTCGCGTGCATCTCGGCCCCACCCAGCGACTCGTCGTCCGCGTCCTCCCCGGTCGCCATCTTGACCAGGGGCGGACCGCCGAGGAACACCTTGGCCCGCTCGCGCACCATCACCACGTGGTCGGACATCCCCGGCAGGTAGGCGCCACCCGCGGTCGAGTTGCCGAACACCAGGGCGACGGTCGGGATCTTCGCCGCGGACTGGCGGGTGAGGTCGCGGAAGGTCCGCCCGCCGGGGATGAAGATCTCCTTCTGGGTCGGCAGGTCAGCCCCACCGGACTCCACGAGGTTGATGGTCGGCAACCGGTTCTGCGCGGCGATGTCGGCGGCCCTGAACCCCTTGCGCATGCCCCACGGATTGATCGCCCCACCCTTGACCGTCGGGTCGTTGGCGTTGACCAGGCACTCGACCCCCTCGACCACCCCGATCCCGGTCACCAGACTCCCCCCGACGGCGAAGTCGGTGCCCCAGGCCGCCAGCGGCGACAACTCGAGGAACGGCGAATCGGGGTCCAGCAGCAACTCGACGCGCTCCCGCGCGGTCAACTTCCCCCGCTCGCGGTGCCGGGCCAGGTACTTCGCCCCACCCCCGGCCACGGCCTTCGCCTGCTCAGCGCCGATCTCGTCGAGCTTGGCCAGCATGCCCTCGCGGTTCGCCTTGAAGTCGGCGGCACCGGGGTCGACCGAGGAGCGCAGCACTGTCACCACCCCACCGTGGCACGGGGGATCCCGCTTTTCAAGCATGCACGCTTGATTGTTTCCTGCGGGCGACCACGCGAACGAGAGCGCTCGGGTGCGGGCGGGACGAGCCCGCGCTGGCTTCGCCCTGACAGGTGTTCGCGCGCAGGTGCGCCGCGGCGTCGGCGACCTGCTCGCCGCCCGGTCGCTCGGCCTGCCCGCGGGGCAGGTTCGCGCACGTCTTCGAGGCGGCCGGGGACGTAGGCGGCCGCATGCGCACCTGCGCCGCCACCGAGATAATCGGGTGGGGCGACCACGCCCCGGAATCGGCCTGAGGCGTTCGCGCCCGCCGTGGGCGTGCGGGCGCGCAGCGGCGTCGGCGACCTACTCGCCACCCGGTCGCTCAACCCGCGCGCGGGGCAGGCCCGTGCACGTCTTCGAGGCGGCCGGGGACGTGGGCGGCCGCATACGCACCTGCGCCGCCACCGAGATAATCGGGTGCGGCGACCAGGCCAGGACGACCACGCCCCGGAATCGGCCTGAGGCGTTCGCGCGCGCCATGGGCGTGCGGGTGCACCGCGGCGTCTGCCTCGGCGACCTGCTCGCCACCCGGTCGCTCAGCCTGCGCGCACAGGACATGCCCGTGCACGCCTTCGAGTCGACCGAGGACGTCAACGGCCGCATACGCACCCTGCGCAGCCGCCGAAATGATCGGGTGCGGGCGGCCAGGCCGGACGACCACGCCCTGGTATCGGCCTGAGGTGTTCGCGCCGGCCGTGGGCATGCGGGCGCGCAGCGGCGTCGGCGACCTGCTCGCCACCCGGTCGCTCAGCCCGCGCGCGGGGCAGGTCCGCGCACGTCTTCGAGGCGGCCGGGGACGTCGGCGGCCGCATGCGCACCTGCGCCGCCGCCGAGATGATCGGGTGCGGGCGACCAGGCCCGGACGACCACGCCCCGGTATCGGCCTGAGGTGTTCGCGCGCCACAGGCGCGCAACTGCGCAGCGGCGTCGGCCCCGGCGATCTGCTCGCCGCCCGGTCACTCGGCCTGCGCGCGCGGGGCAAGTCCGGGCACGCCTTAGAGTCGACCGAGGATGTCGGCGGCCGCATGCGCACCTGCGCCGCCGCCGAGATGATCGGGTGCGGGCGGCCAGGCCGGGACGACTACGCCCCGGTATCGGCCTGAGGTGTTCGCGCGCCGTGGGCGTGCGGGCCGCGCAGGTGCGCAGCGGCGTCGACCTCGGCGACCTGCTCGCCGCCCGATCGCTCGGCCTGCGCGCGGGGCAGGTTCGCGCACGTCTTCGAGGCGGCCGGGGACGTCGGCGGGCGCATGCGGCACCCTGCGCCGCGGCGGGTAACTCGCCGACACCGACGCCGGGATGATCGGCCTCGCGGGCGGGCCGGGACGACCACGCACCGGTATCGGCCTGAGGTGTTCGCGCGCGCCGTGGGCGTGCGGGTCACGCAGGTGCGCCGCGGCGTATCTGCTCGCCGCCCGGTTGCTCGGCCGTGCGTGCACGGGCAGGTCCGTGCACGCAGGCCGAGGATGTCAGCGGCCGCATGCGGCACCCTGCGCCGCGGCGGGTACCTCGCCGACACCGGCGCCGGGATGATCGGCCTCGGGTGCGGGCCGCCAGGCGTTCGCGCACCTCGGCGGCGAACCCGGCGAGGTGATGGCGGCCCCCGGTCGCGGCTCGACGTCGCGTCGGGCTTCACGCCGGGGTCGGTGAAGGTGTGGCAAGCCCAGCCGAGGGGTGGATCGCCGGGCCGCGCTAGTGGTCGTGGCTGGATCGGGGGCCGGGGAGCTGGTCCGCACGGGTCCAGGCCTCCAGGGCGCGCCGGTGGGGGCTGTCGGGGATTTGGGCGAGGTGGGCGTGGGCTCGGTCGACGTAGTGCTCGGCCAGGTCGGTGGCCTGGTGCACGGCGTCGATGAGGACTTGGCCCCGGTGTTGGGTGAGCAGGACCGGCAGGGTCGGGCGGCGGGCTACCGCGCCGGTGGGGTGGTCGCCGTGGGGGCGGTGGGGGGCCAGGTCCTCGCGGATCTGCAGGGCCATGCCCAGCGCCTCGCCGAACCCGGCCAGCGCCGCAGTGCGCTGCGGGGCCGCCCCCGCGAGCAGCGCTCCCACCCGGCAGGCCGCCGCGGTCATTGCCGCCGTCTTGTAGTGGGCCATCTCCAGGTAGGTCGACACCGGGATGTCGGCCTCTTGGGCCATCGCCAGCTCCAGCGCGACCCCTCGGCACGCCAAGCGGCCCGCGTCGGCCTGCACCCGCATCACCTCGACCAGCGTGTCCGCGGCGGCCCCCGAATCGGCCAGTGCCTCGAACCAGGTGAACAGCAGCGCGTTGGCGGTGGCGATGGCCGTCCCCTCGCCGAAGCGGCTGTGCACGGACACGCGGCCGCGGCGGACGCCGCTCTGGTCGATCAGGTCCTCGTGGATCAGGCCGCCGACGTGCGCGCACTCCATCCCGACGGCGGCGGGAACGGCGTCCTCGACGGCGCCGCCGAGGGCCAGGGCGCCGCGCACGAGCAGCAGCGGGCGCAGCAGCTTGCCCGGCGGGAGCATGGCGTACCTGGCGGCGGTGGAGATCGGGTCGTCACCGGCCCAGCGGGCCGCGATGGCCGCCCACAGCCGCTCGGTCAGCTCCGCGTCGGTGGTCACCGGTACCACCGGCCCGCCGTGTCCCGGTGCCAGACCCCGCCGCGGCCGAACGCGCGGTAGCCGGGCGGGGCGGCCCGCTGCGGGTCGCGCCGCGCCGGGGAAACGCGCTTGGTCTCGGCTGCCGCCGGGGGCGGGCAGAACACCTTGGGATCGGCCACGTCCTCGATGGTTCGACGACGACACCCGCTCGTCGAGTCGAACCACCCGATCGGGAGGGTTACCCGGTGAGGCCGAGCCGCTTGGCCGCCAGCAGGGTCATGATCTCGGTGGTCCCCCCGCCGATGGCGAGGATGCGCATGTCGCGGTACTGCCGCTCCACCTCGGACTCGCGCAGGTACCCCTGCCCGCCGTGCAGCTGGACCGCCTCCCTGGCCACCCACTCCCCCGTCTCGACGGCGGTGTTCTTGGCGAAGCAGACCTCGGCGACGACGTCCTCACCGGCGAGGTGCCTGGCGGCGACCGACCGGGTGTAGGTGCGGGCGACGTCGATGCGGCGGGCCATGTCGGTGAGGGTCATCTGGACCGACTGGCGGGAGATGAGCGGGCGACCGAACGTCTCGCGGTCGCGGCACCACTGGACGGTGAGGTCGTGGGCCCGCTGGGCGGCGGCGTAGGCCTGGACGGCGAGGGTCAGCCGCTCGGCGGCGAAGTTGACCGCGATCTGGATGAACCCGGCGTTCTCCGCGCCCACCAGGTTGACCACCGGAACCCTCACGTCCACAAAGGACAGCGAAGCGGTGTCGGAGCAGTGCCAACCCATCTTCTCCAGTGTTCTGTCCACAGTGAACCCCGGCGTGCCCGCTTCGACCACCAGCAGGGAGATACCGTGCGCGCCAGGGCCTCCGGTGCGCACGGCTGTGGTGACGAAGTCGGCTCGGGCGCCCGAGGTGATGAAGGTCTTGGCACCGTTGACGATGTAGTGGTCGCCGTCGCGGACGGCGGTGGTGCGGATGCTCGCGACGTCGGAGCCGCCGTCGGGTTCGGTGATGGCGAGGGCGCCGATCAGCTCACCCGCCAGGGTCGGCTGGACCCAGCGGTCGAACTGGTTGGCCTGAACCAGGTGCGGCAGGGCGATTCCGCAGGTCAACAGGCCCGCGATGAGGCCGCCAGAACCGCCCGCGTAGTGCATCTCCTCGACCACCACCATGGCGTCGATGAGGTCTCCGCCACCGCCACCCGCTTCCTCGGGGAAGGCGACGCCGAGCAGACCAATCTTGCCCGCCGCCCGGTGCAGCGAGCGCGGCAGCTCACCTTCGCGCTCCCAGGTGTCCAGGTGTGGCAACACTTCCTCGGCCATGAAGCGGCGAACCGTCGCCCTAAGCTCACGGCGCTCGGGGGTGTCGAACGGGTTCACAGGAGCTCCTCCGGGACCTCGACGTGCCGGGAGCGCAGCCACTCGCCTAGGGCTTTTGCCTGCGGGTCGAACCTGGTCGACGCGGCAACGCCCTGGCCGAGCAGGTCGTGGATGACGAAGTTGACGGCGTTGAGGTTGGGCAGCAGGTGGCGGTCGATGGCGAGCTCCGCGGTCTCGGGCAGCAGCTCGCGCAGTCGATCGGCGGTCAATTCCGTTGCCAGCCAAGGGAAAGCGTTCTGATCGCGCACCCACACACCGAGGTTCGCGTCGCCGCCCTTGTCGCCGGACCTGGCGCCGATGACTGTCCCAAGTGGAATCCGCCTGGTAGCCCCGAACGTGACTCGGGGCGCTTCGACCGCCCGTTGCCGCGACGGAGAGCCTGGGGTCCAGGGGATCGACTGGCGGGTGCCGTCGGGCAGGACCGCGACGTGGTCGACCGCCTCCGGGGGGATGTGCACCGGGCGGTAGACGCCGACCGGGGTGCCGTCGGAGGGCGGCGCGGTGAGGGTAAACCCGGGGTAGCTCGACAACGCCAACTCGACCGT
It includes:
- a CDS encoding acyl-CoA dehydrogenase family protein, encoding MNPFDTPERRELRATVRRFMAEEVLPHLDTWEREGELPRSLHRAAGKIGLLGVAFPEEAGGGGGDLIDAMVVVEEMHYAGGSGGLIAGLLTCGIALPHLVQANQFDRWVQPTLAGELIGALAITEPDGGSDVASIRTTAVRDGDHYIVNGAKTFITSGARADFVTTAVRTGGPGAHGISLLVVEAGTPGFTVDRTLEKMGWHCSDTASLSFVDVRVPVVNLVGAENAGFIQIAVNFAAERLTLAVQAYAAAQRAHDLTVQWCRDRETFGRPLISRQSVQMTLTDMARRIDVARTYTRSVAARHLAGEDVVAEVCFAKNTAVETGEWVAREAVQLHGGQGYLRESEVERQYRDMRILAIGGGTTEIMTLLAAKRLGLTG
- a CDS encoding acyl-CoA carboxylase subunit beta encodes the protein MTVLRSSVDPGAADFKANREGMLAKLDEIGAEQAKAVAGGGAKYLARHRERGKLTARERVELLLDPDSPFLELSPLAAWGTDFAVGGSLVTGIGVVEGVECLVNANDPTVKGGAINPWGMRKGFRAADIAAQNRLPTINLVESGGADLPTQKEIFIPGGRTFRDLTRQSAAKIPTVALVFGNSTAGGAYLPGMSDHVVMVRERAKVFLGGPPLVKMATGEDADDESLGGAEMHARVSGLADHLAEDERDAIRLGRRVVARLNWRKQGPTPAADYAEPVHDPEELLGIVPTDLKVPFDPREVIARVVDGSDFDEVKPLYGTSLVTGWAQLHGYPIGILANASGVLFSEEAQKATQFIQLANQTDTPLLFLHNTTGYMVGKEYEQGGIIKHGAMMINAVSNSRVPHLSVLVGASYGAGHYGMCGRAYDPRFLFAWPSAKSAVMGPAQLAGVLSIVMRQGAERRGQPYNEEHDAAMRAMVEGQVEAESLPMFLSGMLYDDGIIDPRDTRTVLGLCLSAIHSGPVEGATGFGVFRM
- a CDS encoding polyprenyl synthetase family protein, yielding MTTDAELTERLWAAIAARWAGDDPISTAARYAMLPPGKLLRPLLLVRGALALGGAVEDAVPAAVGMECAHVGGLIHEDLIDQSGVRRGRVSVHSRFGEGTAIATANALLFTWFEALADSGAAADTLVEVMRVQADAGRLACRGVALELAMAQEADIPVSTYLEMAHYKTAAMTAAACRVGALLAGAAPQRTAALAGFGEALGMALQIREDLAPHRPHGDHPTGAVARRPTLPVLLTQHRGQVLIDAVHQATDLAEHYVDRAHAHLAQIPDSPHRRALEAWTRADQLPGPRSSHDH